A single Corticium candelabrum chromosome 12, ooCorCand1.1, whole genome shotgun sequence DNA region contains:
- the LOC134188018 gene encoding uncharacterized protein LOC134188018, whose protein sequence is MQLYLQIDIKMTSCSFLPKEEKVVRERQSNEMENCGNKASGSRICSLSSRKFGLPCWPHEFLSFSKSITIENVVVEENNDLEAQIECYTLQKGRHSSLCLRRTRGANPNQGVLVELFVLKVGETKKWLVQMRSHNWDLEEEGVVAGTKATSTHEWNKATRLNAIAKLANEFGTYKLVTNNCKHFIEKLRNIIISTKPPPDALRKKELLATCRTYGKSV, encoded by the coding sequence ATGCAACTTTATCTGCAAATCGACATCAAAATGACAAGCTGCTCTTTTCTGCCAAAAGAAGAGAAAGTTGTGCGAGAGAGACAATCAAATGAAATGGAGAACTGCGGCAACAAAGCAAGCGGATCGAGGATCTGTTCTCTATCAAGTCGGAAATTTGGTCTTCCTTGTTGGCCTCATGAGTTCTTGTCTTTCTCGAAATCGATTACCATTGAAAATGTTGTCGTTGAAGAAAACAACGACTTAGAAGCACAAATTGAGTGTTACACACTCCAGAAAGGCCGCCACTCCAGCTTATGTTTGAGACGTACACGTGGCGCAAATCCAAATCAAGGAGTGCTAGTAGAACTGTTTGTTTTGAAAGTCGGTGAGACAAAGAAATGGTTGGTCCAGATGCGAAGTCACAACTGGGACCTTGAAGAAGAGGGCGTGGTAGCTGGAACGAAGGCGACTTCAACACATGAGTGGAACAAGGCTACACGACTGAATGCTATTGCAAAGCTTGCTAACGAGTTTGGTACATATAAACTCGTAACgaataattgcaagcatttcaTTGAAAAGCTAAGGAATATCATCATTAGCACGAAACCGCCTCCAGATGCACTCCGTAAAAAAGAACTTCTGGCGACTTGCAGAACATATGGAAAAAGTGTATGA